Part of the Catalinimonas alkaloidigena genome is shown below.
TGATTTGCGCAGAAAGTTCATTAGCAAAAAGTTGCTTTGTTTCCTCAACAATGGCAAACTTATAAAGTTGCTGATCTGTAACTTCATCCTGAGCGTATACAAAACTTGTCGAGATAGCAAAGACCATAGATAAGGTTACAAAGACTCTCATAATTGCATTTTTCTGTGTCATTCTTTTAATATTTTAATTAAAATAACAAATTAATAATAGTAGAATAAGTAACTAAAGTAAGATTAGCGAATAAAGATTTATAGTTTTATAAATAAAACGTATTGAATCCATTATAATTTCTCAAATATGCTAAAAATTATGCCCAAAAGCCACAATATTTAGTATTAATTGTTGAAAAAGTGAAAAAGTGTAATTTTTCAAGATTTGTAAGAACTCATTTTTTTTTGACAAAAAATACTGCAACGCCATAAAAATTTAAGCCTACTATAAACGAACTAAAATGACTGCCATTTTGTCACGTATTTTGAATAATAATCAATACCTTTGCTCCATCATAAATAGAAAAGAGCTGCATGCAAGAACTTATTAAAGACTTAGATATCCTTACTGAAAAACAGGAAAAAGAAAACTGTGAAGTGGTTAAAACCTCTCCTGAACAGAATACAGGTAAGCAAAGAAAACTTTATGTAGAAAGTTATGGTTGTCAGATGAATTTCTCAGATAGCGAAATCGTCACTTCTATCATGCAGAAAGAGGGTTTTGATACAACTTCTGATTATGAAAATGCAGATGTGATTCTGCTCAATACCTGTTCTATACGTGATAAGGCAGAACAGACCGTACGCAAGCGCCTTACTCAGTTTAACAAAATAAAGAAATCAAAACCTGAGCTTCTGGTTGGTGTATTGGGCTGCATGGCCGAGCGTCTGAAGAGCAAGCTTTTAGAAGAAGAAAAGATTGTGGATTTGGTTGCTGGTCCAGATGCTTATCGTGATTTACCCAATCTTGTTAAACAGGTTGATGGAGGAGAACGCTCTGTCAATACATTCCTTTCCAGAGAAGAGACCTATGCCGATATCAATCCTGTCCGTCTAAACTCAAATGGAGTCACTGCCTTTATTTCTATCATGCGTGGCTGTGATAATATGTGCTCTTTTTGTGTGGTACCATTTACTAGAGGACGTGAGAGAAGCAGAGACCCTTATTCCATTGTGAACGAAGCAAAAGTATTGTTTGCACAGGGCTACCGGGAAGTTACTTTACTTGGCCAAAATGTTGATTCCTATAAATGGTCTCCTGAAGTAAATAATAAGGCCCGGCTGGAAAAATCAGAAGTATCTGAAGTAATAAATTTCGCAAACCTCCTGGAAATGGTGGCTTTGGTACATCCTGATCTACGTATTCGTTTTTCAACCTCTCATCCCAAAGATATTACTGATGAAGTGCTTCATACAATGAAAAAGTATGAGAACATTTGTAAATACATACATCTACCAGCCCAAAGTGGAAATACCAGGGTGCTTGAACTTATGAACCGTACCTACTCACGAGAGTGGTACATCAACAGAGTAGATGCTATTCGTTCCATTTTAGGGGAGGATTGTGGTATTTCATCCGACATGATCGCTGGTTTTTGTACTGAAACTGAAGAAGAACATCGGGAAACCTTAAGCCTGATGGACTATGTAAAGTATGACTTTTCATACATGTTTTACTACTCAGAACGTCCAGGTACACTTGCAGCCAAGAAATTTACTGATGATATTTCTTTAGACATAAAAAAGAGAAGGCTGAAGGAGATTATTGAAAAACAGCAGCATATTTCTTTGGAAAGAAATCAAAGGGATGTCGGAAAAGTATTTAAAGTACTGGTGGAAGGAACCTCCAAGCGCTCAGACGCTGACCTGCAGGGAAGAAACTCCGCCAACAAAGTAATTGTATTCCCACGAGAATCATTTAAGAAAGGTGATTACGTCAATGTTAAAGTGAAAGATTGCACTGCGGCCACTTTAATCGGAGAGGCTGTACTGGATGAAGAATATTTTTTAAATAAGTAATCATTTTTTGTATGTTGGATCCATCTGAACTTCAGAGCATTAAACAACGCTTTGGTATAATTGGAAATTCACCACGCCTGAATCACGCAGTTGCGATAGCTGCTCAGGTAGCTCCCACAGACATGTCTGTGCTTATTACTGGTGAAAGTGGTAGTGGAAAGGAGTCATTTTCAAAGATCATCCATAACCGCAGCGTTCGTAAACACGGTCAGTTTATTGCCATCAACTGTGGTGCTATTCCTGAAGGAACAATTGATTCTGAATTATTTGGTCACGAAAAAGGTGCATTTACCGGGGCTATGGATGCAAGAAAAGGCTACTTTGAGGTAACCCATGGAGGCACTATATTCTTAGATGAGATAGGTGAAATGCCAATAGGCACGCAAGCCAGGCTACTGAGGGTATTAGAAAATGGTGAATTCATCAAGGTGGGGTCATCAAAAGTATTGAAGTCTGATGTAAGAGTAGTGGCTGCGACCAATGTGAATCTCTTAGAAGCTGTTGAGAAAGGTACTTTTCGCGAAGATTTATATTATCGTCTTAGCTCGGTTCCTATTCATATTCCTCCGCTCAGAGAAAGAGGCAATGATATTGATCTGTTGTTTAGAAAGTTCGCTGCTGATTATTCTGAAAAATACCGGACTAAGCCTATTAGTTTAACTGAAGACGCAAAAGAAGTACTCTTAAAATATCGCTTTCCGGGTAATATCAGAGAGTTAAAAAATCTTGTAGAGAGAATTTCTACCCTTGAGATTGAAAGTAGGGAAATAGATTCTGACAAATTAAGAAGTTATTTGCCTCCCAGCACCAGTAATTTACCCGCCCTTTATGCCAGGTCAGGAGAAAGTGAAAAATTTTCTGAAAGAGACATTCTTTACAAGATTTTGTTTGAAATGCGTCATGACATGACAGAGCTAAAGAAACTGGTGCATCAGGTACTACAAAACGAAAATTACGGTTCTAATATACTAGAGCAGCATCAGGACTTTTTTAATGGTGTAGAAGATGAGATCAAGGAAACAGAAGAGTCATTCAAAACTGCCAACGAAATAGCAAATAACCGTTACCTGCTTGCTAACCCTAACAAGAACAATGACGATGATACTACTTATGAATTAGCGAATATTGAAGACATTACCCATGAGGCTGAGGAAAATGATGACTTATCGCTTGAAAAGAAAGAAAAGGAAATGATCATAAGAGCGTTGAAAAAGAATGATAGGAAAAGAAAATATGCAGCGAAAGACCTGGGTATTTCTGAAAGAACACTATACAGAAAAATTAAGCAATATGAAATTGAGTAGTTTTCTTGTAAATATAGCTTTATTTGTAAGCCTTGCTTTTCTTTTTCATGGCTGTAGTGTGTATTCTTTTTCGGGTGCATCACTTGGGCCTGAGATCAAAACGATTACAATTCAGAATTTTTTTAATGACTCAGGTGGCGGCCCACCTAACATAAGTCAGGTTTTCACTGAAAAGATCAAAGATTATTACCAGCAAAACACTAATTTAAGCCTTGTAGATGATAATGGTGACCTGCTCCTAGAAGGGAGCATTACCCGATATGATTTTACACCGGTAGCACCCAGGTCATCCGGCAGTGATGAAGTAGCGGATGTAGCAAGTCTTATGAGACTCAACATCACAATAACTGCATCTTATATCAACACGCAAGATGATGAGTTTAACTTTGATAATAGAAGTTTTACTTTTTTTGCTGACTTCAATGCAGAACAAGACCCTTCTTCTGTGGAGGATGAACTCATTGTTGAGATCTTTGATCAGATCATTTTTGATATGTTCAATGCTTCCGTTGCCAACTGGTAATTAAACATTTTGAATCGTTAGATTAACATACTTGAGTTATGGGTTTAAATAGACAGACATTAATCAATTTGATGTCATATCCGAATGATATTTCTGAAAGTGAAGTTGCTGAACTTGTGGAAACAGTAGAAAATTTTCCATATTTTCAGTTAGGCCGTTCCTTATTCGCTAAAGCCTTACACGATAAGCAGGCGCCAAATGCATATGAGGCACTGAGTAAAGCCTCTATATATGCTCCCAATAGAAAACTGCTTAGGGCGCTTTTTTACGAAGACCTTCATATTGACAGGGAAGCATTTCAAACTCAATCTCATGTTGACGAAAGTAATGAAGAAAATGCACCTTCAGAAGACCAAAGTTTATCTAAACAAGATCCTTTCAATGCACCTGAAAAATATGAACCGCCTGTAGAATTAAATAATGAACAAGAAGATGAAGTAATTCAGGCTGACGAAGTTTACAATGAGCTTGAGGAAAATCTCAGGAAGCTTCGTGAGAGTAAAAACAGGTTCTCAGAAGAAGAAGAAGAAGAAGAAAAAAAAAAGATAACTGATTCTTCGGATTCAAACCTTCAAAATAATGACGCTTCCAATCAACAAGATTCAGGTTCTCCTGATAATAGTTCTTCCATAGTCCTTGAAGAATTAGCCGAACAAAAAAATGTACCTCCTCAGTTAGATAATAATCAGCAACAACAAAATGAACTAATTGATAAGTTTATCAATTCTCAGGATAACTTGAGTTTAAAAATAAAGTCTACTTCAGAGGAAAAAGGAGAAGTTGAGGATTTATCTTTATATAGTACGGAAATAGCAGACAATATTATTTCTGAAAATTTGGCTAAAATCTATACCCAACAGGGGAAAAAAGATAAAGCTATTGAAATCTATCAGAAATTAATTTGGAAATTTCCTCAGAAAAAAGCGTATTTTGCGGAAATAATAGAATCTTTAAAAGCTGAATAAATGTTTACTTTCATCATATCACTTGCCTTAGTAGCAGCTGTATTACTCATTTTGGTCGTATTATCTCAAAACTCAAAAGGAGGTGGTTTATCATCTCAGTTCGGAGGGGCGGGTTCTTCTAACCAAATGATAGGCGTTAAACGTACAACTGACCTTTTAGAAAAGCTGACCTGGGGGCTGGCCATTGGACTTATTATCCTGTCTTTATCCTCTAGCTTTTTAATAGATACACAAGCATCAGAAAACGGTAGCATTAGTCCTAACATTGATAGAGCACAAGACAGAAGCGTGCTTCCCAATATGAATACGGATGTACCCGCTGGTGATGAAGACTCAACTTCTACGCTTGACCTTGAAGATCTATCAGAAGAAGACGTCAATCCGTAAGTAAGGAATACTTACACTTCTGAATTAATTGAAGCCGGAAAGTTCCGGCTTTTTTTAGGCAGCTTGCCCTATTTTTTGGATTAATTTTCTTTTTGTGATCGGCAAAAGTGTTTCCTCCATTGGACAGTGAAGCTTTGCTATTGCAGCAAAAGCTGCTGGATTAGGCATTGATTTATGGGTGCGAATCAAATCAATTTTAATCTTTTCTAGGGTATTTACAAGATTTCTCTCCTTCACTTCCAGGAACTCAGTATGAATGCCTTTGTATTGCTCATCAGGCGCCTTAAAAGTAGTAATGTGGTAACGAAAAATCTGTATTGAATTTTTGTTCAGCTCACAGATAAATAAAATAACCATTATCGTTTTTTAAAGGAGCTATTCCTATAGGTTCAATGACAATATGTCTGGCTACCTCCTCATAAATGTCAGCACCTATATTCAAACCTTCCTCTAACTTTGGAATCGCGAAACAAATAATTTCTTCTAAAACCTTCATTAATTCACTATCCTGTATTATTTGCTGATAAGTCAGTTTAAGCTTTTCAAAATCAGCTCGGCTCAATTGTTTTGGAAAATTTTCATAGAGAAGGTTCTTGTTTTCTTTTAAGCGAACTAAATTATTGTAGTGAAAAACCAATTCTGAAAGAAAAGGATAAAGTTTTTTCTCTTCAAAATAATCTAGTATCTCTTTCAGATAAGCCATTAAGAGATATTTTTTGTACTCAAAATCAATGAGTCCGTTCGTTAGCCAATCTTCATTAAGCTTCATGTAGGGATATTTTTTTTTGACATAGTTTACATTCTTAAAATTTAAATACTGAAGGTAAATTATGCAAGTGTGAAAAAATGTCAGTGACAAAAATCGTTACTACTGCCAGTAAATTGGTAAAACTGAAAAATTGACGTTAAAACAGGCCAAATAATGAACTTTTAGAGCTTGGCATAAGAAATGCAATAGGCACAATGCAGATTATGATTAAATCTTGAACAATAAAAACTAATTTTTAAACAACATGTCACAAGTATCATTCAAACCTAATGAGGACAGAGTTCTGGTAGAACCTGCCGCAGCTGAAGAAAAAACAGCGTCTGGTATCATCATTCCTGACACTGCTAAAGAAAAGCCACAACAAGGTACAATAGTAGCTGTCGGACCAGGTAAAAAAGATGACCCTCTTACTGTCAAGGTAGGCGACAAAGTTCTCTACGGTAAATATGCAGGAACTGAAATTACATTTGATGGTAAAGAGTATCTTATTATGCGTGGATCAGACATATTTGGTACCCTTTAATCTCAATTACTAACCTAAAAAATTAACAAAATGGCTAAAGAAATATTTTTTAATACGAAAGCAAGAGACAGAGTTAAAAAAGGAGTAGATACTCTGGCAAATGCTGTAAAAGTGACTTTAGGACCTAAAGGTCGTAACGTTGTTATTGATAAGAAATTTGGTGCTCCAACCGTAACCAAAGATGGTGTTTCAGTTGCAAAAGAAATTGAACTGAAAGATGCTATCGAAAACATGGGAGCTCAGCTAGTTAAAGAGGTTGCCTCTAAAACTGCAGACGATGCTGGTGATGGTACAACTACCGCAACCGTGCTGGCTCAGGCGATGTTCTCTCATGGAATCAAAAACGTAGCTGCCGGCGCTAATCCCATGGATCTAAAGCGTGGTATAGACAAAGCTGTAGAAGCAGTAGTGGCTGAACTTAGAAAACAGTCTAAGACTATCAGTAGCTCTAACGAAATCTCTCAGGTTGGATCAATTTCTGCCAACAATGACGAAGAAATCGGTAAAATGATTTCTGATGCGATGGATAAAGTGGGTAAAGATGGTGTAATCACTGTTGAAGAAGCTAAAGGTACAGAAACTGAAGTGAAGCTGGTAGAAGGAATGCAGTTTGACAGAGGTTATCTTTCACCTTACTTCGTTACTGACACCGAAAGAATGGAAGCCAATATTGAGAATCCTTACATCCTGATCTACGACAAAAAGATCTCAGCGATGAAGGAATTGCTTCCTGTACTTGAAGGCGTTGCTCAGACTGGTCGTCCATTGTTGATCATTGCTGAAGATGTTGATGGCGAAGCATTAGCAACTTTGGTAGTAAACAAAATCAGAGGATCACTGAAAATCGCAGCTGTTAAGGCTCCCGGATTTGGAGATAGAAGAAAAGCTATGTTGGAAGACATCGCTATCCTTACCGGAGGAACAGTAATTTCTGAAGAAAGAGGTTACAAACTGGAGAATGCTACGCTTGATTACCTGGGTACTGCTGAAAAAATCAACATTGACAAAGATAATACTACCATTGTTAATGGTGCAGGCAAGCAGGAAGAAATTCAGGCTCGCGTAAACCAAATCAAGCAGCAGATTGAGAATACAACTTCTGATTACGACCGTGAAAAGCTTCAGGAGCGCCTTGCTAAACTCTCTGGTGGTGTAGCTATCCTTTACATTGGTGCTGCCACTGAGGTTGAAATGAAAGAGAAGAAAGACCGTGTTGATGATGCTTTACATGCAACCCGCGCTGCAGTACAAGAAGGTGTAGTCGCTGGTGGTGGTGTAGCATTAGTTCGTGCTATCTCTTCTTTAGAGTCTATCGCGACTGATAATGAAGATCAAGCTACTGGTATTAATATCGTACGTCTGGCACTTGAAGCTCCTCTTCGTGTAATCGTTGAAAACGCTGGCCAGGAAGGTTCAGTTGTAATTCAGAAAGTACGTGAGGGTAAAGATGACTTTGGCTACAATGCACGTACTGACAAATACGAAAACCTATTCAGCGTTGGTGTGATTGACCCTACTAAGGTAACTCGCCTAGCGCTTGAAAACGCAGCTTCTATCGCATCTCTGTTGCTCACTACTGAGTGTGTAATTGCTGATGAGCCAGAAGATGAAAAAGGTGGCGGCGGAATGCCTGCCGGAGCTCCTGGAATGGGAGGAATGGGCGGCATGATGTAATCCTCCCACTTTTAAAAATTATAAAAGGGGTAGCAAAAGCTACCCCTTTTTTTGTCTTAAAACAGAAAAGGCATCCCCTTAAGGACGCCTTAACTAACTTCAACATTGATTATAAACTTTACTTCACTTCTATTTCAGTTGAACCTGCTTTTGCTTTCAAAAATTCACGGTTCATACGAGCGATGTTAGCCATATCAATTTCTTTCGGACATTCGGCTGAACAAGCTCCAGTATTAGTACACGCCCCAAATCCTTCAGCATCCATTTGTGCAATCATCTTCTCCGCACGCTTCTGACGTTCTACCTGACCTTGGGGCAAAAGCGCAAGCTGAGATATTTTTGCGCTTACGAACAACATAGCTGAAGCATTTTTACATGCTGCTACGCATGCGCCACACCCAATACAAGTAGCTGCATTGAATGACTCATCAGCAATTTCTTTAGAAACAGGAATCTCATTGGCATCAGGCACTCCCCCAGTATTAACTGAGACATACCCACCTGCCTGGATGATCCTGTCAAATGCAGAGCGGTCAACCATGAGGTCCTTAATAACAGGAAAAGCCTTAGCTCTCCAGGGCTCAACCACAACGGTTTCACCATCTTTAAAGTGCCTCATATGTAGCTGGCAAGCTGTGGTACCCTTTTGTGGCCCATGAGGCCTGCCATTGATATACATGGCACAGCTACCACATATACCCTCTCTACAGTCGTGATCAAAATGAACAGGCTCTTTACTTTCCTGCTCTAATCTTTCGTTAAGTACATCTATAAGCTCAAGAAAAGACATATGTGTATTAATGTCTTTCATCTCATAAGTTTCAAATTTTCCTTTATCGTTAGCGTTTTTCTGACGCCAGATTTTTAAGGTAACATTCATAATTCTGTTTTATTTATAACTGCGTTGAGTCAGTTTTACATTTTCAAAAACAAGAGGCTCTTTATGTAAAGTCTCGGCTATATCATCACCTGTGTATTCCCAGGCAGATACATAAGAAAAGTTCTCATCGTCACGCTTAGCTTCACCCTCAGGCGTTTGATATTCTTCGCGAAAATGCCCACCCGCAGATTCTTTACGATTAAGTGCATCTTCAATCATCAGTGCACCCAGCTCAATAAAATCAGCAAGCCTGCTGGCTTTTTCAAGGGTCTGATTCAACTCTTCTTCAGCGCCTAAAACTTTTACATCATTCCAGAACTCTTCTTTTATTTTCTTCACTTCCTCACGAGCTTCTTTCAAACCTTCTTCGGTGCGAGACATACCGCATTTGTCCCACATTACTCTGCCCAGTTTTTTGTGCAGTTGATCAACGGTCTGACTGCCCTTAATACTTACAATCTTCTTCAGCTTGGCTTTGACTTCCGCTTCAGCACTTTTAAAAGCTTCATGTGAAGTAGGTATTTTATCGTATGAAGTCCCGGCAAGATAGTCTCCAATTGTATAAGGGATTACAAAATACCCGTCGGCAAGGCCTTGCATCAGCGCGCTGGCACCCAGTCGGTTGGCTCCATGGTCTGAGAAATTGCACTCTCCCAAAGAATAAAGACCCGGAACGGAGGTCATCAAATTGTAATCAACCCAAAGTCCACCCATAGTGTAATGAACGGCGGGATATATCATCATTGGCGTCTTGTATGGATTATCACCCGTTATTTTCTCATACATTTCAAACAGGTTACCATATTTGGCCGAGATCACATCTTCCCCATCTCTTTTGATTGCATCAGCAAAGTCGAGGTATACTGCCAAACCTGTTTCACCTACCCCACGCCCTTCGTCACAAACAGCTTTTGCATTTCTTGAAGCTACATCACGGGGAACGAGATTACCAAAAGAAGGGTATTTTCTTTCCAGGTAATAATCTCTTTCCTCTTCAGGAATATCTTGCGGAGCTCTGTCATCTCCTTTCTTTTTGGGTACCCAAACTCTACCATCATTTCTCAGGGATTCTGACATAAGCGTCAGTTTAGACTGGTATTCGCCTGAGACGGGAATACAGGTGGGGTGTATCTGAGTGTAACATGGATTAGCAAAGTAAGCTCCTTTCTTATGAGCTCTCCAGGCCGCTGTAGCATTACTACCCATAGCATTGGTAGACAGGAAGAAAACGTTGCCATAGCCACCGGTAGCCAAAATTACGGCATGTGCGCTATGGGACTCAATTTCGCCAGTGAGCAGATTTCTCGCTACTATACCTCTGGCTTTTCCGTCCACTGTCACCAGATCTAACATCTCAGTACGCGGGTACATCTTTACTTTACCATTGGCTACCTGACGGCTAAGGGCACCGTAGGCTCCCAACAGCAATTGTTGTCCTGTTTGCCCTCTCGCATAAAATGTCCTGGATACCTGTGCTCCACCAAAAGAACGGTTGGAAAGTAAGCCTCCATACTCTCTTGCAAAGGGTACACCCTGGGCCACACACTGGTCTATAATGTTAACACTTACCTCTGAAAGCCGGTAAACGTTTGCCTCACGAGAACGATAGTCCCCACCTTTTACTGTATCATAGAAAAGTCTGAAAATGCTATCTCCATCATTTTGGTAGTTTTTAGCCGCATTTATTCCGCCTTGAGCAGCAATGCTATGAGCCCTACGGGGGCTATCCTGGAAGCAAAAAGACTTAACATTGTAGCCTAACTCCGCTAATGAAGCAGCGGCTGATGCTCCTGCCAGGCCTGTTCCGACTACAATAATTTCGTACTTACGTTTGTTAGCCGGGTTGACTAACTTAAGGTTAAATTTATGTTTAGTCCATTTTTCTGCAATAGGACCTTCAGGTACTTTAGATTCAAGCGTCATATGAATGGTAATTATATATGATCATAAACTTTGTAGATAAAAATATACGGGCA
Proteins encoded:
- a CDS encoding fumarate reductase/succinate dehydrogenase flavoprotein subunit, whose translation is MTLESKVPEGPIAEKWTKHKFNLKLVNPANKRKYEIIVVGTGLAGASAAASLAELGYNVKSFCFQDSPRRAHSIAAQGGINAAKNYQNDGDSIFRLFYDTVKGGDYRSREANVYRLSEVSVNIIDQCVAQGVPFAREYGGLLSNRSFGGAQVSRTFYARGQTGQQLLLGAYGALSRQVANGKVKMYPRTEMLDLVTVDGKARGIVARNLLTGEIESHSAHAVILATGGYGNVFFLSTNAMGSNATAAWRAHKKGAYFANPCYTQIHPTCIPVSGEYQSKLTLMSESLRNDGRVWVPKKKGDDRAPQDIPEEERDYYLERKYPSFGNLVPRDVASRNAKAVCDEGRGVGETGLAVYLDFADAIKRDGEDVISAKYGNLFEMYEKITGDNPYKTPMMIYPAVHYTMGGLWVDYNLMTSVPGLYSLGECNFSDHGANRLGASALMQGLADGYFVIPYTIGDYLAGTSYDKIPTSHEAFKSAEAEVKAKLKKIVSIKGSQTVDQLHKKLGRVMWDKCGMSRTEEGLKEAREEVKKIKEEFWNDVKVLGAEEELNQTLEKASRLADFIELGALMIEDALNRKESAGGHFREEYQTPEGEAKRDDENFSYVSAWEYTGDDIAETLHKEPLVFENVKLTQRSYK
- a CDS encoding sigma-54 interaction domain-containing protein; the protein is MLDPSELQSIKQRFGIIGNSPRLNHAVAIAAQVAPTDMSVLITGESGSGKESFSKIIHNRSVRKHGQFIAINCGAIPEGTIDSELFGHEKGAFTGAMDARKGYFEVTHGGTIFLDEIGEMPIGTQARLLRVLENGEFIKVGSSKVLKSDVRVVAATNVNLLEAVEKGTFREDLYYRLSSVPIHIPPLRERGNDIDLLFRKFAADYSEKYRTKPISLTEDAKEVLLKYRFPGNIRELKNLVERISTLEIESREIDSDKLRSYLPPSTSNLPALYARSGESEKFSERDILYKILFEMRHDMTELKKLVHQVLQNENYGSNILEQHQDFFNGVEDEIKETEESFKTANEIANNRYLLANPNKNNDDDTTYELANIEDITHEAEENDDLSLEKKEKEMIIRALKKNDRKRKYAAKDLGISERTLYRKIKQYEIE
- a CDS encoding co-chaperone GroES, which gives rise to MSQVSFKPNEDRVLVEPAAAEEKTASGIIIPDTAKEKPQQGTIVAVGPGKKDDPLTVKVGDKVLYGKYAGTEITFDGKEYLIMRGSDIFGTL
- the lptE gene encoding LPS assembly lipoprotein LptE — encoded protein: MKLSSFLVNIALFVSLAFLFHGCSVYSFSGASLGPEIKTITIQNFFNDSGGGPPNISQVFTEKIKDYYQQNTNLSLVDDNGDLLLEGSITRYDFTPVAPRSSGSDEVADVASLMRLNITITASYINTQDDEFNFDNRSFTFFADFNAEQDPSSVEDELIVEIFDQIIFDMFNASVANW
- a CDS encoding tetratricopeptide repeat protein codes for the protein MGLNRQTLINLMSYPNDISESEVAELVETVENFPYFQLGRSLFAKALHDKQAPNAYEALSKASIYAPNRKLLRALFYEDLHIDREAFQTQSHVDESNEENAPSEDQSLSKQDPFNAPEKYEPPVELNNEQEDEVIQADEVYNELEENLRKLRESKNRFSEEEEEEEKKKITDSSDSNLQNNDASNQQDSGSPDNSSSIVLEELAEQKNVPPQLDNNQQQQNELIDKFINSQDNLSLKIKSTSEEKGEVEDLSLYSTEIADNIISENLAKIYTQQGKKDKAIEIYQKLIWKFPQKKAYFAEIIESLKAE
- the miaB gene encoding tRNA (N6-isopentenyl adenosine(37)-C2)-methylthiotransferase MiaB, with amino-acid sequence MQELIKDLDILTEKQEKENCEVVKTSPEQNTGKQRKLYVESYGCQMNFSDSEIVTSIMQKEGFDTTSDYENADVILLNTCSIRDKAEQTVRKRLTQFNKIKKSKPELLVGVLGCMAERLKSKLLEEEKIVDLVAGPDAYRDLPNLVKQVDGGERSVNTFLSREETYADINPVRLNSNGVTAFISIMRGCDNMCSFCVVPFTRGRERSRDPYSIVNEAKVLFAQGYREVTLLGQNVDSYKWSPEVNNKARLEKSEVSEVINFANLLEMVALVHPDLRIRFSTSHPKDITDEVLHTMKKYENICKYIHLPAQSGNTRVLELMNRTYSREWYINRVDAIRSILGEDCGISSDMIAGFCTETEEEHRETLSLMDYVKYDFSYMFYYSERPGTLAAKKFTDDISLDIKKRRLKEIIEKQQHISLERNQRDVGKVFKVLVEGTSKRSDADLQGRNSANKVIVFPRESFKKGDYVNVKVKDCTAATLIGEAVLDEEYFLNK
- the secG gene encoding preprotein translocase subunit SecG; translation: MFTFIISLALVAAVLLILVVLSQNSKGGGLSSQFGGAGSSNQMIGVKRTTDLLEKLTWGLAIGLIILSLSSSFLIDTQASENGSISPNIDRAQDRSVLPNMNTDVPAGDEDSTSTLDLEDLSEEDVNP
- the groL gene encoding chaperonin GroEL (60 kDa chaperone family; promotes refolding of misfolded polypeptides especially under stressful conditions; forms two stacked rings of heptamers to form a barrel-shaped 14mer; ends can be capped by GroES; misfolded proteins enter the barrel where they are refolded when GroES binds); translated protein: MAKEIFFNTKARDRVKKGVDTLANAVKVTLGPKGRNVVIDKKFGAPTVTKDGVSVAKEIELKDAIENMGAQLVKEVASKTADDAGDGTTTATVLAQAMFSHGIKNVAAGANPMDLKRGIDKAVEAVVAELRKQSKTISSSNEISQVGSISANNDEEIGKMISDAMDKVGKDGVITVEEAKGTETEVKLVEGMQFDRGYLSPYFVTDTERMEANIENPYILIYDKKISAMKELLPVLEGVAQTGRPLLIIAEDVDGEALATLVVNKIRGSLKIAAVKAPGFGDRRKAMLEDIAILTGGTVISEERGYKLENATLDYLGTAEKINIDKDNTTIVNGAGKQEEIQARVNQIKQQIENTTSDYDREKLQERLAKLSGGVAILYIGAATEVEMKEKKDRVDDALHATRAAVQEGVVAGGGVALVRAISSLESIATDNEDQATGINIVRLALEAPLRVIVENAGQEGSVVIQKVREGKDDFGYNARTDKYENLFSVGVIDPTKVTRLALENAASIASLLLTTECVIADEPEDEKGGGGMPAGAPGMGGMGGMM
- a CDS encoding succinate dehydrogenase/fumarate reductase iron-sulfur subunit, with the protein product MNVTLKIWRQKNANDKGKFETYEMKDINTHMSFLELIDVLNERLEQESKEPVHFDHDCREGICGSCAMYINGRPHGPQKGTTACQLHMRHFKDGETVVVEPWRAKAFPVIKDLMVDRSAFDRIIQAGGYVSVNTGGVPDANEIPVSKEIADESFNAATCIGCGACVAACKNASAMLFVSAKISQLALLPQGQVERQKRAEKMIAQMDAEGFGACTNTGACSAECPKEIDMANIARMNREFLKAKAGSTEIEVK